A genomic region of Pseudomonas sp. KU43P contains the following coding sequences:
- a CDS encoding PhoX family protein has product MSRETGDNQDRNHSDNMPMASIMDVYLSRRSMMRGSLGAAIAMIAGAGLTGCFDSAGGSDNGHAATPPPAAGPGPKLALGFQSIAGSRTDGCAVAAGYSAYVLAPWGTPLNRHGNPWKADGSNTAADQANAMGMHHDGMHFFPIDGSTEDGLLAINFEYIDTAALHPNGPTTDTQGKRPAEEVRKEINAHGAGVVRLKKIDGRWQVVDNDPLNRRFTTASRMQISGPLRGTEHVRTKYSPAGTHSRGTNNNCGNGYTPWGTYLTCEENWPGIFVNKGTLAQDQRRIGVGTSSGLYQWESAAGDSSEVDDEFARFDVTPRGASATDDYRNEASTYGYIVEIDPYDSSTLATKRTALGRLRHEGCCPGLPVAGKPLVWYMGDDSNNEYLYKFVSNALWDAADANPADRMATGAKYMDQGKLYVARFNADGTGAWLLLDVATPTKDGRTLGALYGDLPGIILNTRGAGDAVGATPMDRPEWTAVNPLNGDAYLTLTNNSVRTPAQVDAANPRGPNRHGHIIRWHDSDDHSSFTWDIFVFGANAAGTADINRSGLTELNQFASPDGMSFDSRGVLWFETDNSETTLTDYTNDQLLAVIPTQLVDATGKQLPVNARNQGDLRRFFVGPNGCEVTGITLTPDNKTLFINIQHPENWPYSDKATDVTPAGTKVRPRASTVVIQRDDGGEIGTA; this is encoded by the coding sequence ATGAGTCGAGAAACCGGCGACAACCAGGACCGCAACCACAGCGACAACATGCCGATGGCCAGCATCATGGACGTCTACCTGAGCCGCCGCAGCATGATGCGTGGCAGCCTCGGCGCAGCCATTGCCATGATCGCGGGTGCTGGCCTGACAGGCTGTTTCGACAGCGCTGGCGGTTCCGACAACGGTCATGCGGCAACCCCGCCACCGGCAGCCGGACCCGGACCAAAACTGGCGCTGGGCTTCCAGTCCATTGCCGGTTCGCGCACCGATGGCTGTGCCGTCGCCGCCGGCTACAGCGCCTATGTCCTGGCGCCGTGGGGCACCCCGCTCAACCGCCACGGCAACCCCTGGAAAGCGGACGGTAGCAATACTGCCGCCGACCAGGCCAATGCCATGGGCATGCACCATGACGGCATGCACTTCTTCCCGATCGATGGCAGCACCGAGGATGGCCTGCTGGCGATCAACTTCGAATACATCGACACCGCTGCCCTGCACCCCAACGGCCCGACCACCGACACGCAGGGCAAGCGCCCTGCCGAAGAAGTGCGCAAGGAAATCAACGCCCACGGTGCCGGTGTGGTTCGCCTGAAAAAGATCGACGGGCGCTGGCAGGTGGTCGACAACGACCCGCTCAACCGCCGCTTCACCACCGCCTCGCGCATGCAGATCAGCGGCCCGCTGCGTGGCACCGAGCATGTCAGGACCAAGTACTCGCCGGCCGGCACCCACAGCCGCGGCACCAACAACAACTGCGGCAATGGCTATACCCCGTGGGGCACCTATCTTACGTGCGAAGAAAATTGGCCGGGCATATTCGTCAACAAAGGCACCCTGGCGCAAGACCAGCGCCGAATTGGCGTCGGCACCTCCAGCGGCCTGTACCAGTGGGAGAGCGCAGCGGGTGACAGCAGCGAAGTGGACGACGAATTCGCCCGCTTCGACGTGACCCCCAGGGGCGCCAGCGCCACCGACGATTACCGCAATGAAGCCAGCACGTACGGCTACATCGTCGAGATCGACCCTTACGACAGCAGCACCCTGGCGACCAAGCGCACCGCCCTTGGTCGCTTGCGCCACGAAGGCTGCTGCCCGGGCCTGCCGGTAGCTGGCAAGCCTCTGGTCTGGTACATGGGCGACGACTCCAACAATGAATATCTCTACAAGTTCGTCTCGAATGCGTTGTGGGACGCCGCCGACGCGAACCCTGCCGACCGCATGGCCACAGGTGCCAAGTACATGGACCAGGGCAAGCTCTACGTGGCCCGCTTCAATGCCGATGGTACGGGCGCCTGGCTGTTGCTGGACGTTGCCACGCCAACCAAGGATGGCCGCACCCTCGGGGCCTTGTACGGCGACTTGCCGGGCATCATCCTCAATACCCGCGGCGCAGGCGATGCCGTTGGGGCGACCCCAATGGACCGCCCGGAATGGACGGCGGTCAATCCGCTCAATGGCGATGCCTACCTGACCCTGACCAACAATAGCGTCCGCACCCCTGCACAGGTCGACGCGGCCAACCCACGCGGCCCGAACCGTCACGGCCATATCATCCGCTGGCACGACAGCGACGATCATTCGAGCTTCACTTGGGACATCTTCGTATTCGGCGCCAACGCTGCCGGCACTGCCGATATCAACCGCTCGGGTCTGACCGAGCTCAACCAGTTCGCAAGCCCCGACGGCATGAGTTTCGATAGCCGTGGCGTTCTTTGGTTCGAGACCGACAACAGCGAAACCACCCTGACCGACTACACCAACGATCAGTTGCTGGCGGTGATCCCCACGCAGCTGGTTGACGCCACCGGCAAGCAGTTACCGGTCAACGCCAGGAATCAGGGAGATTTGCGCCGTTTCTTCGTCGGGCCGAACGGCTGCGAGGTGACGGGGATCACCCTCACTCCGGACAACAAGACCTTGTTCATCAACATCCAGCACCCGGAAAACTGGCCGTATTCCGACAAGGCAACCGACGTCACCCCAGCGGGGACCAAAGTGCGGCCGCGAGCTTCAACGGTGGTGATCCAGCGGGATGATGGCGGTGAGATTGGGACCGCCTGA
- a CDS encoding hemagglutinin repeat-containing protein — protein MHTLSQIPSIRPDTLRWAIFLALLGSTTALAQGGLQPAKGPGGTPVINDAHGVPVIDIVAPNGSGLSHNQFLDYNVGTPGVVLNNATQAGQSQLAGALSANPQFQGQAASTILNEVVSRNSSLIQGPQEIFGRPADYILANPNGITLNGGSFINTTRAGFVVGTPQLQEERLKSLNTLNANGTLHVLAGGQTNTQGALDLIAPKLDSKGLLMAKHDLGITVGRNRIGYADGQVIEHLPSTPGSIDANLFGAMRAGRIRVVSTAEGAGVRVGATPINADQGITLQSAGALQVNGNAERPAELITERGTLLLTAADDLTLKAVDGKAERIEIKAGKQLTLDADSRERITRERDEWNKKFLFVTRETYKRERTTTDQDLRGTRLQGSGDIVLQSGADMRLVAADVKAAGELKLDSGANLDIAAGKRSQRIEEQIRHRKDLWRGDTDISQYKESAHGSTLEAERMTVKANDKLTVQGSKLHSRSDLGINAKQATIGTTVLQEHGTRRNYRGDLVSGTFFADRKGDDTQGQSVVGSSVTAGGKLNMAADQVSIKGSTVHGEKDSVLYSEKGMLAIEADHGNTTSTERDSTSKLFGLIGNDRERSERKQQVLISDVSSSSNLRLASAEEMRIRGSKVEAGGHLQVEAKGDVLIDSAQSVDESETRSQQRGFTASASQTQKGEDGKPESRQYTAGVAYDVTTSTGKQRQTSQVASELKGATVGLDSGAHLQVNGSKVQASTGDLSMQGRQITLGATRNEQSSSTTTSRSGGGLTVTGGIDRLGSLFEGHHKVEEVSDRESMVQRTDLQAGGGLKLNAEELVTEAARVAAGKTLKVTAERIENRALQDTYERDERRNEWSGSLGASLEYRDLTRPIERLVLGEEAARFQQASPEDAMVAPSAGADMTVDHLKRLENQRRGFAQVSELSGANVEVKAQTVDDHGTAWRANAGTLQIDAQQHHQRAAENTQQNTVQRLAYGGDLRVDTSTGNDVNGRASGKGGSLEKQESTSTAVPGSLYGQQGIQVQLGSDGRYEGTRIDGGEGNVVIQSAGTLALIQATDHAQQTLRQLDGNAWAKLGNRPGSTGIDMRGYLDHSQRESTQTKAQVGHIDAKGDVRLTSAGDMLLEGTRIGSREAKVGDVQVQSGGRLHVKAASDTQQASGGSLGGGMELAAKTGSSQGGAIGGHFNHSKQTEDARQAIDAQAHSTGKLTLGSRAREDIAVHLEGLQATAQEIDIDAANGGVLIEASSNAERRDNLGITAGAGFNLAKGSTDTRGLHGRVQVDLDKRDNLTWNAGNLRAERIDLKSRGDTRIEGATLEAGRIQGEIDGNLRIASRKDRVDTLSVKADARLSQEKNPQGYVNAATAMAGPLGGKVSEKAGAALSKADPGFSPTLRLDVSHVQRDSVARQTVLNGSEGIDLKVGGDAHLLGAKLQSAKGEVALDANAVTQEALTGNDYRRDVSIDASNSPVDLGTAIAEMAKGKGAADGENALDLGLLRTSGHSRSEQWASSMQGKRD, from the coding sequence ATGCATACACTCTCGCAAATACCGTCTATCCGCCCCGACACCTTGCGTTGGGCCATCTTCCTCGCCCTGCTCGGTTCCACTACCGCGTTGGCACAGGGCGGCCTGCAACCGGCCAAAGGCCCTGGGGGGACGCCCGTGATCAACGATGCGCACGGGGTGCCGGTCATCGACATCGTCGCGCCCAACGGCAGCGGCCTGTCACACAACCAGTTTCTCGACTACAACGTCGGCACCCCTGGCGTAGTGCTCAACAACGCTACCCAGGCCGGGCAATCGCAACTGGCCGGCGCACTGTCCGCCAACCCGCAATTTCAGGGTCAGGCCGCATCGACCATCCTCAACGAGGTGGTAAGCCGCAATAGCTCGCTGATCCAGGGCCCACAGGAAATCTTCGGTCGCCCGGCCGACTACATCCTGGCCAACCCCAACGGCATCACACTCAACGGTGGCAGCTTCATCAACACCACCCGTGCCGGGTTCGTGGTCGGCACGCCGCAATTGCAGGAGGAGCGGCTGAAAAGCCTCAATACCCTCAACGCCAATGGCACCCTGCACGTGCTCGCAGGCGGCCAGACCAATACCCAGGGCGCGCTGGACCTGATCGCGCCAAAGCTGGACAGCAAAGGGCTGCTCATGGCCAAGCACGACCTCGGCATTACCGTTGGCCGTAACCGCATCGGCTATGCCGATGGGCAGGTCATCGAGCACCTGCCGAGTACCCCAGGCAGCATCGACGCCAACCTGTTCGGCGCCATGCGCGCCGGCCGCATTCGGGTGGTCAGCACCGCCGAAGGTGCCGGGGTGCGCGTGGGGGCAACGCCGATCAACGCCGATCAAGGCATCACCCTGCAATCAGCCGGCGCACTGCAGGTCAATGGCAACGCCGAACGGCCCGCCGAACTGATCACCGAGCGCGGCACATTGCTCCTCACCGCCGCCGATGACCTCACGCTGAAGGCCGTCGACGGCAAGGCCGAACGCATCGAGATCAAGGCAGGCAAGCAGCTCACCCTCGATGCCGACAGCCGCGAACGCATCACCCGCGAACGTGACGAATGGAACAAGAAGTTCCTGTTCGTCACCCGCGAGACCTACAAGCGCGAGCGCACTACCACCGACCAGGACTTGCGCGGTACCCGCTTGCAAGGCAGTGGCGACATTGTGCTGCAGTCCGGCGCAGACATGCGCCTGGTAGCCGCCGACGTGAAAGCCGCAGGCGAGCTGAAACTCGACAGCGGCGCCAACCTGGACATTGCCGCTGGCAAGAGAAGCCAGCGTATCGAAGAGCAGATACGCCACCGCAAAGACTTGTGGCGTGGAGACACGGATATCAGCCAGTACAAAGAATCGGCCCACGGCAGCACGCTGGAGGCCGAGCGCATGACGGTCAAGGCCAACGACAAGCTCACCGTTCAAGGCAGCAAACTGCACAGCCGCAGCGACCTGGGCATTAATGCGAAGCAGGCCACCATCGGCACCACCGTCTTGCAGGAACACGGCACGCGCCGTAACTACCGGGGCGACCTGGTCTCCGGCACCTTCTTCGCTGACCGCAAGGGGGACGACACCCAAGGCCAGAGCGTTGTGGGCAGCAGCGTCACGGCGGGTGGCAAACTGAACATGGCCGCTGACCAGGTGAGCATCAAGGGCAGTACCGTTCATGGCGAGAAAGACTCGGTGCTCTACAGCGAAAAAGGCATGCTGGCGATTGAAGCGGACCACGGCAACACCACGTCCACCGAGCGCGACAGCACCAGCAAACTGTTCGGCCTGATCGGCAACGACCGCGAACGCTCAGAGCGCAAGCAGCAGGTCCTGATCAGCGACGTCAGCTCTTCCAGCAACTTGCGCCTGGCCAGTGCCGAGGAGATGCGTATCCGCGGGTCCAAGGTCGAGGCCGGCGGGCATCTGCAGGTCGAGGCCAAAGGCGATGTACTGATCGACAGCGCCCAGTCGGTCGATGAGAGCGAGACCCGCAGCCAGCAGCGCGGTTTCACTGCCAGCGCCAGCCAGACCCAGAAGGGCGAGGACGGCAAACCCGAATCCCGCCAGTACACCGCCGGTGTGGCATACGACGTGACTACCAGCACCGGCAAACAACGCCAGACATCGCAGGTGGCCAGCGAGCTGAAGGGCGCGACGGTGGGTCTGGACAGCGGCGCCCATCTGCAGGTGAACGGCTCCAAGGTACAGGCCAGTACTGGCGACCTGAGCATGCAGGGCAGGCAGATAACCCTCGGCGCTACACGCAATGAGCAGTCCTCGTCCACCACGACCAGCCGCAGCGGTGGCGGCCTGACGGTGACGGGCGGCATCGATCGGCTTGGCAGCCTGTTCGAAGGCCATCACAAGGTCGAGGAGGTGTCCGACAGAGAAAGCATGGTGCAGCGTACTGACTTGCAGGCCGGTGGCGGCCTGAAGCTCAACGCCGAAGAACTGGTCACCGAGGCCGCCCGGGTGGCCGCAGGCAAGACCCTCAAGGTGACCGCCGAACGCATCGAGAACCGTGCCTTGCAGGATACGTACGAACGTGACGAGCGCCGTAACGAATGGTCCGGCAGCCTCGGTGCCAGCCTGGAGTACCGCGACCTGACCCGCCCGATCGAACGGCTGGTCCTGGGCGAAGAAGCAGCGCGCTTCCAACAAGCCTCACCCGAAGATGCCATGGTGGCGCCCAGCGCCGGCGCCGACATGACCGTCGACCACCTCAAGCGCCTGGAAAACCAGCGCCGAGGCTTTGCCCAGGTCAGCGAGCTGTCTGGGGCCAACGTCGAAGTCAAGGCCCAGACCGTCGACGATCACGGCACTGCCTGGCGCGCCAACGCCGGCACGCTGCAGATCGACGCCCAGCAACACCACCAGCGCGCCGCCGAGAACACCCAGCAAAACACAGTACAGCGCCTGGCCTATGGCGGTGATCTGCGGGTGGATACCAGCACCGGCAACGATGTGAACGGGCGCGCATCCGGCAAGGGCGGTTCGCTGGAAAAGCAGGAATCCACCAGCACCGCGGTGCCGGGCAGCCTCTACGGGCAACAGGGTATCCAGGTGCAATTGGGTAGCGACGGGCGCTACGAAGGCACACGCATCGACGGCGGTGAAGGCAACGTGGTCATCCAGAGCGCTGGCACCCTGGCGCTTATCCAGGCCACCGACCACGCTCAGCAAACCCTTCGTCAACTCGACGGCAATGCCTGGGCCAAGCTCGGCAACCGCCCAGGCAGCACGGGTATCGACATGCGTGGCTACCTCGACCACAGCCAGCGAGAGAGCACACAGACCAAAGCCCAGGTGGGGCACATCGATGCCAAAGGCGACGTGCGCCTGACCAGCGCAGGCGACATGCTGCTGGAAGGCACTCGCATCGGCAGCCGCGAGGCCAAGGTTGGCGATGTGCAGGTGCAGAGCGGCGGCCGCTTGCACGTCAAGGCTGCCAGCGATACCCAGCAGGCTAGCGGCGGCAGCCTGGGCGGCGGCATGGAGTTGGCCGCGAAGACCGGCAGCAGCCAAGGCGGTGCCATCGGCGGCCACTTCAACCACAGCAAGCAGACCGAAGACGCCCGCCAGGCCATCGACGCACAAGCCCACAGCACGGGCAAGCTGACCCTCGGCAGTCGTGCTCGCGAGGACATCGCCGTGCACCTGGAAGGCCTGCAGGCGACCGCGCAGGAGATCGACATCGACGCCGCCAACGGCGGCGTGCTGATCGAGGCCTCGTCCAACGCCGAGCGCCGCGACAACCTTGGCATTACCGCCGGCGCCGGCTTCAACCTGGCCAAAGGCAGCACCGACACCCGCGGCCTGCATGGCCGGGTTCAGGTCGACCTGGACAAGCGCGACAACCTCACCTGGAACGCCGGCAACCTGCGCGCCGAACGCATCGACCTGAAAAGCCGCGGTGATACCCGTATCGAGGGCGCAACTCTGGAAGCCGGGCGCATTCAAGGGGAAATCGACGGTAACCTGCGCATTGCCAGTCGCAAGGACCGTGTCGATACCCTGAGCGTTAAGGCTGACGCCCGCCTGAGCCAGGAAAAGAACCCGCAGGGCTACGTCAATGCCGCCACTGCCATGGCCGGGCCACTGGGAGGCAAGGTCAGTGAAAAGGCAGGCGCCGCCTTGAGCAAGGCAGACCCAGGTTTCTCGCCGACCTTGCGCCTGGATGTATCGCATGTGCAGCGCGACAGCGTGGCCCGGCAAACCGTGCTCAATGGCAGTGAAGGCATCGACCTGAAAGTGGGGGGTGATGCCCATCTGTTGGGAGCGAAGCTGCAATCGGCGAAGGGTGAGGTTGCGCTCGATGCCAATGCCGTGACCCAGGAAGCCTTGACCGGCAACGACTACCGTCGGGATGTGTCGATCGATGCGTCCAATTCACCGGTGGACCTGGGGACCGCTATTGCAGAGATGGCCAAAGGCAAAGGTGCGGCGGATGGGGAGAACGCACTGGATCTCGGGCTGCTGCGTACCAGTGGGCATAGCCGGAGCGAGCAGTGGGCTTCGAGCATGCAGGGCAAGAGAGACTGA
- a CDS encoding ShlB/FhaC/HecB family hemolysin secretion/activation protein, with product MPFPSLHIAACCIAACLAALPALADDPASQQLRDQQQTQRQLEQRQRLQRWQRAPSPSADESPAPTAPEHDRCLAISGVRLAGNQRVLPQELEPTVANQLRPCMGVDDINRLLKAITQHYVEAGYPASRPYLRHLPQANTPLDIVILEGFVESIELADDLPLSLEGAFPDLLGQPLYLPQLEQGLDQLNRLRAFELSANLLPGELQGGTRIVLQGRQVASRWHLDSHFDNRGSELTGRYRMNLGLGIDSPFGHNGDLRLSLAKTVFDAPGHSQGVTLYYSIPYGPWTFSLNASQMRYAAPIAQGRYLSSGDSSYQGMSVERLLWRNQHGMLSASARLDHKQLTNRTNGAVMAIQSPTLSSVEAGLNLLWLDAGLWNGYLGVAQGTDWLGADRPIARAGAPRPDFRKYRASLLHLRQGPPQWPWRWQSELALQYSADDLPAVEQLLLSDDSGVRGFRQHTYTGASAAVWRNTFSHSLPLPWTHPVQIRPYLGLDRGWLRQDRSQASQHLTGMAAGIELTLPYNRLRLDYQRALQASNRTRQPLEPGFWVLEWTLSI from the coding sequence ATGCCGTTCCCATCGCTTCACATCGCCGCCTGCTGCATTGCGGCATGCCTGGCCGCGCTACCGGCACTGGCCGACGACCCTGCCAGCCAGCAGTTACGCGATCAGCAGCAGACGCAGCGCCAGCTGGAACAGCGACAACGGTTGCAGCGCTGGCAACGAGCGCCTTCGCCCAGCGCCGACGAAAGCCCCGCCCCCACCGCCCCTGAACACGATCGCTGCCTGGCAATCAGCGGTGTAAGGCTGGCCGGCAACCAGCGCGTGCTCCCACAAGAGCTGGAACCCACCGTGGCCAACCAGCTGCGACCCTGCATGGGCGTGGACGATATCAACCGCCTATTGAAGGCCATCACGCAACATTACGTAGAGGCCGGTTACCCCGCCAGCCGCCCCTACCTGCGCCACCTTCCCCAAGCGAACACCCCGCTCGACATCGTCATTCTCGAAGGCTTCGTGGAGTCGATCGAGCTGGCGGATGACCTGCCCCTCTCGCTCGAAGGCGCATTCCCCGACCTGCTAGGGCAGCCGCTGTACCTGCCACAACTCGAACAAGGGCTGGACCAGCTCAACCGCCTGCGCGCCTTTGAGCTGAGCGCCAACCTGCTGCCTGGCGAGCTGCAGGGCGGTACCCGCATCGTGCTGCAGGGGCGCCAGGTGGCATCACGCTGGCACCTCGACAGCCACTTCGACAACCGTGGCAGCGAGCTGACCGGTCGCTACCGTATGAACCTCGGCCTTGGCATAGACAGCCCGTTCGGCCACAACGGCGACCTCCGCCTGTCGTTGGCCAAGACGGTCTTCGACGCCCCCGGCCACAGCCAAGGTGTAACGCTCTACTACAGCATCCCCTACGGCCCCTGGACCTTCAGCCTCAACGCCAGCCAGATGCGTTACGCCGCGCCCATCGCGCAAGGCCGCTACCTGAGCAGCGGCGACAGCAGCTACCAGGGCATGAGTGTCGAGCGCCTGCTGTGGCGCAACCAGCACGGCATGCTCAGTGCCAGCGCCCGGCTCGACCACAAGCAGCTCACCAACCGCACCAACGGCGCTGTGATGGCCATTCAGAGCCCGACCTTGAGCAGTGTGGAAGCCGGCCTCAACCTGCTCTGGCTGGATGCCGGGCTGTGGAATGGCTACCTCGGCGTCGCCCAGGGCACTGACTGGCTCGGTGCCGACCGCCCGATTGCGCGTGCAGGTGCGCCACGGCCGGACTTTCGCAAGTACCGCGCCAGCCTGCTGCATCTGCGCCAGGGCCCGCCACAGTGGCCATGGCGCTGGCAGAGCGAGCTGGCCCTGCAATACAGCGCCGACGACCTGCCCGCCGTCGAACAACTGCTGCTCAGCGACGACTCGGGCGTGCGCGGCTTTCGTCAGCACACCTACACAGGCGCCAGCGCTGCCGTCTGGCGCAACACGTTCAGCCACTCACTGCCGCTGCCCTGGACCCACCCCGTGCAAATCCGCCCGTACCTGGGCCTGGACCGTGGCTGGCTGCGCCAGGACCGCAGCCAAGCCTCGCAGCACCTGACCGGCATGGCGGCTGGTATCGAACTGACCCTGCCCTACAACCGCCTGCGCCTCGACTACCAGCGCGCCCTGCAGGCCAGCAACCGCACCCGTCAGCCCCTGGAGCCCGGTTTCTGGGTGCTGGAGTGGACCCTGTCCATCTGA
- a CDS encoding murein L,D-transpeptidase family protein, with product MRWLLAFFCLCVTSVSQAAFTETIIRKPQPPVPQQSQSQAAMQPLIDKVLVIKSERRLQLISRGEPLKTYRISLGKQPKGAKEREGDKKTPEGLYWLDWRKESDRFNLAMHITYPNITDAARATREGVSAGSMIMIHGTPINDNYPEWYFHTLDWTDGCIAMRNRDMQEVWDLVRDGTLIEIRP from the coding sequence ATGCGTTGGTTGCTCGCCTTTTTCTGCCTTTGCGTTACCTCGGTGTCCCAGGCGGCCTTCACCGAGACCATCATTCGCAAGCCGCAACCGCCCGTGCCGCAACAGTCACAATCGCAGGCGGCCATGCAACCGCTGATCGACAAGGTACTGGTGATCAAGTCCGAGCGGCGCCTGCAACTGATCAGCCGTGGCGAACCGCTCAAGACCTACCGCATTTCCCTGGGCAAGCAACCCAAGGGCGCCAAGGAACGCGAAGGCGACAAGAAGACGCCCGAGGGCCTGTACTGGCTCGACTGGCGCAAGGAAAGCGACCGCTTCAACCTGGCCATGCACATCACCTACCCGAACATCACCGACGCCGCCCGTGCCACTCGCGAAGGCGTGAGCGCCGGCAGCATGATCATGATTCACGGCACACCGATCAACGACAACTACCCTGAGTGGTACTTCCACACGCTCGACTGGACCGACGGCTGCATCGCCATGCGCAACCGCGACATGCAGGAAGTTTGGGATCTGGTGCGGGATGGGACGTTGATCGAAATTCGGCCATGA
- a CDS encoding NUDIX hydrolase produces MKFCSACGQPVIQRIPEGDSRLRYVCDNCQTIHYQNPNIVAGVLPAWGSQVLLCRRAIEPRRGFWTLPAGFMENGETLDQAARRETVEEACARVGSMALYQLFDLPHINQVHVFFRAELADLNFAAGVESLEVRLFEQHEIPWDHLAFRTVTRTLECYYRDRIGQHYPVGHEYLPPMTVSPIT; encoded by the coding sequence ATGAAATTCTGCAGCGCGTGCGGCCAGCCGGTCATTCAGCGGATCCCCGAAGGCGACAGCCGCCTGCGGTACGTCTGCGATAATTGTCAGACCATCCACTACCAGAACCCCAACATCGTTGCCGGGGTGCTGCCTGCATGGGGCAGCCAAGTGCTGCTCTGCCGCCGTGCGATCGAACCGCGCCGCGGCTTCTGGACCCTGCCCGCCGGCTTCATGGAAAACGGCGAAACCCTGGACCAGGCCGCCCGTCGCGAAACCGTCGAGGAAGCCTGTGCCCGGGTAGGCTCGATGGCCCTCTACCAGTTGTTCGACTTACCGCACATCAACCAGGTGCACGTGTTCTTCCGCGCCGAGCTGGCTGACCTGAACTTCGCTGCCGGCGTCGAAAGCCTGGAGGTGAGGTTGTTCGAGCAGCACGAGATCCCGTGGGACCACCTGGCTTTCCGGACCGTCACACGCACACTAGAATGCTATTATCGCGACCGCATCGGGCAGCACTACCCCGTGGGCCATGAATACCTGCCACCGATGACCGTTTCGCCCATTACTTAA
- a CDS encoding CoA pyrophosphatase — translation MLDELLRRMSNHQPASLETDRRFPEAAVLLPITRSEAPELVLTLRAKGLSTHGGEVAFPGGRRDPEDPDLVFTALREAEEEIGLPPGLVEVIGPLSPLISLHGLKVTPFVGIIPDFVEYHANDAEIAAVFTVPLEFFRQDPRDHTHRIDYQGRSWYVPSYRYGEYKIWGLSAIMIVELVNLLFDAGISLHQPPERYIEI, via the coding sequence ATGCTGGACGAGCTACTTCGCCGAATGAGCAACCACCAACCGGCTTCGCTGGAAACCGACCGACGGTTCCCCGAAGCGGCGGTCCTTCTGCCCATTACTCGCAGCGAAGCGCCCGAACTGGTCTTGACCCTGCGTGCCAAGGGCTTGTCCACCCACGGCGGCGAAGTCGCCTTCCCCGGAGGCCGACGCGATCCGGAAGACCCAGACTTGGTATTCACCGCCCTGCGCGAAGCCGAAGAAGAAATCGGCCTGCCGCCAGGCTTGGTGGAGGTTATCGGCCCGCTCAGTCCGTTGATTTCCCTGCATGGCCTGAAAGTGACGCCATTCGTCGGGATAATCCCCGATTTCGTCGAGTACCACGCCAATGATGCGGAGATCGCGGCAGTATTCACCGTGCCGCTGGAATTCTTTCGTCAGGACCCGCGTGACCACACCCACCGTATCGATTACCAGGGCCGCAGCTGGTACGTGCCCAGCTATCGCTATGGCGAATACAAGATCTGGGGGTTGTCGGCGATCATGATCGTCGAGCTGGTCAACCTGCTGTTCGACGCCGGCATCAGCCTGCACCAGCCCCCCGAGCGCTACATAGAAATCTGA
- a CDS encoding gamma carbonic anhydrase family protein, translating into MKYRLGDLRVECHPTSWAAPNATLIGRVRLQARASVWFGAVLRGDNELIDIGEDSNVQDGTVMHTDMGSPLTLGKGVTIGHNAMLHGCSVGDYSLIGINAVILNGARIGKHCIIGANALIPEGKEIPDGSLVMGSPGKVVRELNEQQKRLLEASAAHYVHNAQRYARELVVDDE; encoded by the coding sequence ATGAAATACCGCCTGGGCGACCTGCGGGTCGAATGCCATCCCACCAGCTGGGCCGCACCCAATGCCACGCTGATCGGCCGCGTGCGCCTGCAAGCCCGCGCCAGCGTGTGGTTCGGCGCAGTGCTGCGCGGCGACAACGAGCTGATCGACATCGGTGAAGACAGCAACGTGCAGGACGGTACGGTGATGCACACCGACATGGGCTCGCCGCTGACCCTGGGCAAGGGCGTGACCATTGGCCACAACGCCATGCTGCATGGCTGCAGCGTGGGCGATTACAGCCTGATCGGCATCAATGCAGTGATCCTCAATGGCGCGCGCATCGGCAAGCACTGCATCATCGGCGCCAACGCGCTGATCCCGGAGGGCAAGGAAATTCCCGATGGTTCGCTGGTGATGGGCTCGCCGGGCAAGGTGGTGCGCGAGCTGAACGAGCAGCAGAAGCGCCTGCTCGAGGCCAGCGCCGCGCACTACGTGCACAATGCCCAGCGCTATGCGCGAGAGCTGGTGGTTGACGATGAGTGA
- a CDS encoding DUF1289 domain-containing protein — MSEGVVVERPVASPCVSICALDEQDVCTGCQRTVAEIGRWGRMDNTERRAVLKLCHERAVAAGLIMGQ, encoded by the coding sequence ATGAGTGAAGGGGTCGTGGTCGAGCGGCCGGTGGCTTCGCCTTGCGTAAGCATCTGTGCGCTGGATGAGCAGGATGTCTGCACCGGGTGCCAGCGCACGGTGGCGGAGATCGGCCGTTGGGGGCGGATGGACAATACCGAGCGCCGGGCGGTGCTCAAGCTATGTCATGAGCGGGCGGTGGCGGCCGGGTTGATCATGGGGCAGTGA